The DNA segment TATAATTAAGTTTAGTGCTACAGGGGGCAATATTAAATATATAACAATAGACGGTACGAGGGTGCCGGAGGTTTTAGATGAGGCCGCTCAGGCGCTCTCAGAGGGACGGCTCATAGCGTATCCGACAGAGACGTTTTATGCGCTAGGTGTTGCCTGTGATAACAAGGAGGCACTGAGGAGGCTTTTTGAGCTTAAGGGAAGACCGGAAAACAAGCCTTTTCCACTGATTGCAGGCTCTGTTGAGACAATAGAACGTAAAGTTGCGGTTGTGGATAAACCGGCGCTCGCACTTGGACGTACTCATTGGCCGGGGGCGTTAACGATTCTTCTTAAGGCTAAGGACGGACATTGCTCCGAATTTATTTTAAATGAGGCGGGTAAAGTGGCGGTACGTATTCCGGGAGAGTCATTTGCGCTTGCACTGGCAAGACGCCTGAATTATCCCATAACCTCAACGAGTGCTAATCCCTCAGGGCTTGTGCCTGCCGCAGACGCTGCAACTGTGGTTAAATACTTTGGTACAGAGGCAATAGATATTGTTATTGATGGCGGTTGTACTCCGGGCGGGCTTCCCTCAACAATATTAGAGGTGACGGCAGATGGTAGAATTAAGATTTTACGGGCAGGGGCGATACAGGTAATACCATGATTTGAAATTGTTGAAGTTTTTCTTTCAAATTTCAACGTAATCTACACAAGCATGAGGCTCCGGAATTGGTATCCCATCTTCTTTTAATCCCTCAAGGTGCATCTCGATAGCTCTGTGCTTGTTTCTAATTACATCCTTTTGAGTTTTACCTGTTGCTACACATCCCATCAAATCGGGTGAGTACGCAGAAAAATTATTTTCGGTTTTTTCTATTACAATTAAATACTTATTCATATTCCCTCTGTCTTTTACATTCAAAAAGAAAAACCCCAGCGGAAACTGAAACGTTAAGGGAGTCAATCGAGCCAAAGACCGGAATTTTAATAAGCATATCACAGTGTTCAGAAACGGTTCTTCTAAGCCCTGAGCCCTCAGAGCCAAACACAAAGGCAACCGGGCCTCTTAGGTCAACGCTCCAGAGGGTGTGCTCAGAGGCTGCGTCTGCTCCATAAACGGTAACATTGTTATCCTTAAGATATCTTATCGAGTGTTTTATGTTTGAAACCATCGCCATGGGCAGGTAAAAGGATGCCCCGCTTGAGGTCTTATCCACAACAGGGGAGAGTCCGGCACTTCTGTGGCTTTGGAAAATTACTCCGCTAACTCCTGCAACCTCTGCTGTTCTTAGTATAGCGCCAAAATTCCTTGGGTCTTCTATACCATCAAGAACTACAAACAGCGGATTGACAACACTCTTATATATCTGCTCCACGGAGAGCAACTGCTGTGTCTCGTTTAACAAAGCACATATGCCCTGATGAGTCAGCCCATGAAATTTATCAAAAAACTCCTTTCCAACCTCTTCCACGGCAACCCCTGCGCCTCTGGTAAGAGACAGCAAAGTGCGGCGGTCGCGTTTCCAGCCCTGTGTTACATAAACAACTCTAACCTGCCGCTTTGCAGTGAGCGCCTCAAAAACAGGATTTATCCCGTAAATCCACCGTCCTGTCATGTTCTGGGGGTTAAAACCCGGGGAAGAGCTTTAATTTCAGAGATTTGCCGCTATTTAAAGCATATATGGCAGAGATGATTCCACCATCTATGTAGTGCAGTTTAAATTTGCCAAACCCTCTGTTTACAAGCCCCTTGGCGTCTGACGGGCAGCCGTGCTCACACCCTGCCACGCCCTTAATCATTTTGAGTATTAAAGAATCTATCTGGAGCTGTGAAAGGTCCTCTGCGTTATCAAGACCGAATTGAAGTATTGTTGCCATTGCCCCTTTTACATCAAACTTATATGGATTTTCGATTTCCAGAGCAAGTGACTCAGCACCAATCGTTACGTCAAGTTCCATTCATTTACCTCCTAATTGTTTTTATAATCTCAACAGCAGCCACCTGCTATGATAACTACTAACTCTAATACTAAGTTGCATTCATTCGATTAACTTTGTTGGCTTCGTCGAAAGCTCCTTGACGCCTCCCCTAAAGGGGAATCCCCTGTAAGGGGAGGTGTCGCTTTCTCCTTGCCGCCTCGTTACTCTTTTGACTGCTACTTGGTATTAGAATTCCAATATCAAAAGCTCCCTTGTAATAGTTTATTACTTTGATACATAAATAAGTCAAGTTACCCTGCAAAATTAATTATTTTTAGACAAATTTATTGACTTTTTTCATTTAAATCATATAATTTTCATAGTGGCCGGTAAGTTAAAATTCCTGAAACCAAAAATTAAAGCCGGTGTTGTTTCCATTTTAATAGTAGCAGCGCTTACTTTTGTTTTTTCTACCGCCGTTAGATTTAATCAGTATCGGGTATGGAAGCAGAGTCCCTCCACATATTTTGCAGGCTCAACCCCGATGATGACCACAGTTGATGCTTTCTACTGGATCCGTATGGCCAGAGACTATGAAAATGGCCGGTATAAGGGCGGGCAGACAGACCCTCTGAGATTCTTCCCTACACCGGATTACAAATACCCGGACACTGAACCCCTCTTATGTTTCTTTCTCAGAGTAGTCTCAAAACTTACAGGGGGTGACTTATATGTGGCAGGGATATATCTTATACCGTTTCTTGCCGGTTTGTTTGTAATTCCTTTTATTATATACTTTTACAGGATGGGCTACCCCGCCCTTGGAATTACAGGGGCCCTGATTGCCACCTTTTGCCACAGCTACCACGTTAGGTCATGCTTAGGACGTGTAGATACAGACTCGTTAAACCTGTTTTTCCCGTTTATGGCTTCCATGTTTATATTATTTGCCGGAAAATCAAAATTTTTATATCTATATGCGCTTTTAGCCGGAGTCACTCTGTACATCTTTAACTTATGGTACCCTACCGTGCAGTTTATCGAAATGTATTTTGTTGTTTTTGCTATATACCTTTTTGTTAACAAAGCGGATAAATTGACTATACTGAAAGCTCTTGCAGTTTTTTTGTTTTCCTCATCTCCGGCTAACTTTGCACACATTTTTTTAGAGTTCCCTGCAAAGTTTTCATTAACTTCAGGCACTACCGTATCGCTTCTGATATTCTATCTTTCCACGTTTGCACATCACTTAACAAGTTACTTTATTTTGTATTCATCTCCTTTTGTAATTCCATATAAAGAGAGATTTACCGGCAACTCTATCTTATTGACAGCATCATTATTTTTGGCATTAATTCCTGTGGTATTTATTAAATTCACCTTGTCTCTGGCAGTGACGGTTATTGTCATTATGGCGGCAGGTTTCTATTCTAAAATAAAAATTAAATTTCTGCATCATACTGTTATATTGTTAACAACAATTGCAGCCTTTTCTTTTGAGAGATGGACTGATGTTAAAACTCTTGCTGCTTACGTATTTACCACTTACGCTGTTCCATATCTGTCTGCATATGTGTTTCCAGTTCTTTCAAATTATGTATTTTTCGGAAGACATTCGTTTATGGGAATAGAGTTTGGAAGCCGCACTTCGGCTCTTACTCAGGTCTCAGAGCTTTACAAGTATCCTTTTATGGAGACAATGGCGATGGTCTTACAAAATCCGGTTTTAACCATTGTCGGGCTTGTTTTTTTCACCGTCTTTGCAGTAGTTAATTTCAAAAAATTAATACCTATATCTCCGGTTTTGCTGTTGGGAATGGTAGCTTTTTCAGGTTCCAACCGTTTTGTTATGTATCTGGCTCCATTTGTAGGGGTAGGGTATGGTTATTTTGTCACATTGTTTGTGGATTCCATGTTTCAGATGTTTAAAATAAAAAAAGAACTTCTTAAAAGCATAATTCTCTACGCATCGGCTTTTATATTTTTTTTGATTATAATAAAGCAGACGGCTTTTTTTCTGGTGCCCTCGCCATCAATTCCAACTAACCTGTATTGGTCATTTCAGACGATAGGCAAGACGCTGCCGGAGAGATCAGTTATCTTTACGTGGTGGGATTTTGGCTATGCACTTGAAGATATAACCGGTTTTGCGACATATCATGACGGTGGCTCTCAAGAGACAATAAAAACCCTCTACATAGCTCATGCGCTGACCTCAAACAGTCAGGTTGAACTCTATAATATCCTCAGTATGCTTACCAAAGGAGGTTCAACAGTCACAGAGGAGCAAATAGTAAAGGATCAGGCAGTGGAGAAAGTTATAGATGACGTGAAATACGACAAGTCGCATATTCTCTTTACAATGGATATGATAATGAAATTACCTGCGATTTTTACATTAAGGGGGCTTGACGCTATAAGGGGGGAGGGCGGCAGCCAACCCTACTTTGTACCGTTAAGCTGCCAAACCTTTAAAGACAGAGTAATAACATGTGAGGGCAACAAGATAGACCTCAATACCGGGACTATAAATGGCCGGAGTGCCCTTGTCAGATCAGTAATGGTTGAAAACGGGCAGGTATTAGACAGCAGGGAATACGGCAACAGCAGGAAAGGTCTTTCTTTTGAGGCCCTTGCAAAAGACAAAAACATATTTGCCGTGTTTCTGTTTAACGATGAGGTGTTTAATTCTAACTTTAACCAGATGTACCTATTGGGCAATTACAACAAGGACCTCTACACCCAGGTCTATAACGCATGGCCGACGGCACGAGTCTTTAAAGCAAAAACACCGGTTTTAAAATAAAGGAAAGTGACTGTTTTGAACCTGTCATATCGTGTAGCGTTTATATAGGTAAAAAAACAGACGATTGAATGCAACCTGGTATCAGTTTTATAGTTTAAGATCAATGCCCTGTGGTTAAACCACAGGGCATATTTAAATACTAACTGGAAAAATCTAAAATTTAACCGTAATACCCAATTCTATCGAGTCCTCTGACATGGCGGTCTCAAAAGATGAGGCGTAACCTGCCATATTGGTACCGGTCTCTTTCATGGTTTTTTCAAATGCGTGCATGTAACCGGCGTTTAAACTAACCTTATCGTTAAATGTGTATTGAAGGCCAAGGGTCAGATGATGCTCAACTAAGGCGGGAAAGCCGGTAATTCTGAATGACTCATAATAGTAAACCGGCATGGAGTGCCCCTGAATGCTTACCATGTTGGAACCAACAAAATTACTGTGGTTTTTAACAGGGTTTTTACCATAGTTGTACCCTGCCCTCAAAGCCAGTTCCTTTACGGGTTTAAACTGTATGCCGGCACCCACCACCACCTGATTATCCCAGTCAAAATCCTTATAACCGGAGGCATCCGCCCAGTTTACCCATTTGACGTCAGCCTCTAAGAGTAACTTATCCTTAATCGGCTCAACCGCTATACCAAAGCCTACCTCCTGGGGCTGCTCCAGTTTAAGGTTATCCTTTACACCATCGCCGTCGAAGTCCGTCACATTCTTAAAATTAATCTCAATCGGGGAAGCATAAGCTAAGCCCAGAGATACCTTTTCCACCGGCTTATAGAGTATGCCTATCTTTCCACCCAAACCATAGTTCTGGCTGGTGCCGCTGCCTAAGTCCAACATCGAATAATTAACACGGGCTGCAAGACCTATGGAGAACTGATCGTCAAACTTGTACCTTAAGAAAGGTGCAAACTGCATGGAGTTATAGTTGGTATAGGTACCGGATTGAAGAGGATAGACGATACTTCCGGCCGGGCGGCCATAAAAGGAAGAGAAATCATAATATCTTGAGTTGTCCACATTGGTACCCCTGTAGTCAACGCCAAGGCCGCTTGTGCCATATGCTGCAAGCCCAACCTTCAACTGCTTAGATATTGGAATTGTAACAGCCACAGACGGGATTGTATATACCTTGCTTGCACTGTCTGCACTGTAAGATAAGTTTGTAACCGTAACCCTGTTGGTCACAGTTGGAATAAACAGAGTCCCCATGAAATCAAGGGTGATTTTTCCACAATCTCCCACTGCAGCAGGATTGCTGTATATTGCGCCGACAGCATCCTGAGGTGCAGCAATACCAGTTCCCCCCATCTGTCGTGAAGCACTGCCTACTCCTATCAGGTTGTCTCCGTTTGTGGCAATTGACACTGATGAAAAACTAAAAATCATCAATACCGATAAAAATATGATGCCTGAACACCTAAATCTCACTTTACTCATAAATACCTCCTTTTTTTTTACCCTTCCTCCCTGGAAACTCTAACCAGATACTTGTTTTCAAAAATAATCTCCTCTCACCCAAATTCTGATGTTATGGCTTTCCTTACAGCCCTTCCTTGTAGAGAGGTAACATTCAGGGCTTTTATCAAAATCCCGCTAAAGAGATATTAAGTCTCGGCAATTGGCAACTCATTGGAACTATCGCGAGAAGATCCTTATATCAGCCCTTCTGTTACGGGCTCTTCCAGCGGCGGTTTCATTGGTGTCAACCGGTTGTGTGTAACCGTAACCTACCGTTTCCACCTTATCGGCACTTATTGCACCGTGCCTTACAATGTAGTCTTTGGCTACCTCGGCCCTTCTCTTAGAAAGCCTCATATTATAGTCGTATCCACCGACTGTATCGGTATGCCCCTCTACTCTCACGCTCGGCTGTTGGTATTGCTTTATAGTCTCAACCGCTGTGTTTAATTGTTTTTCATTGTCTTTTCTGATTTTTGACGTGTTAACATCAAAATTAACCACGGTAACAACAGCTGCTTCTTTGCGGGATACATGGACAGGGTTTGAGCTGTACCTGCCACCCCTGCAAAGATTGTTTGCCATCTGCGGCACCTTTTTAGCTAAATCTATTGCTTCCTGAGTGTGGCAGTTCCAGTAAACTTCATATGCCTCATCTCTTAGTTTAACTACAGCACCAAACTCATCAGGACATTCCTTGTCTTTACCGGCTTTTTGGGCTCGTTCTATTGCTCTGTCAGCCTCTGTCAGCTCTTTATGAGTGTATAACACTTTGCCTTTAGGCGTAAATTCAAAACCGGCACATCCGGCTAACATAAACATCGCAACAGATGGCAATGACAAATAAAAAATAATCCTGAAAATCATGCCGATACCTCCAAGGTTATAATTCAATAGCATACAAAATACGATATAAAACCTTCATGGCAGTTGTCAACATAAAAAACACGGGAAGCAAAACTATTTTGCTTCCCGTGTTTTAAAATCAACAACTATGCTTAAAGTTAATTTGGCTTAGTTTCTGTATCTTTAGCTTTTTCAGCCTTTTTAGCTTTTTTAGCCTTTTTAACTTTTTTAGCTTTTTTCGTATCGTCTTTCATATCATGCTTCATATCGTGCTTCATTTCATGTTTCATCACAGGGGCGGAATCACCTGCGTCAACCTCTACCTGAGCAGAGATGCGAATTTCCACACGCCTGTTTTTAGCCCTTCCGGCGGCAGTAGCATTAGTATCTACCGGCTGTGAAAAACCGAAACCATTGGCCTTAATACGGCTCTGGCTTACACCATGTTCCTGCAGATACTTTGCCACAGAGCTTGCGCGTCTCATTGAGAGTGCATCATTGTACTGCTTTGAAGCCCTGTTGTCTGTGTGTCCATCAACGTCAATCTTAGAATCCGGGTACTTCTTAGCAAATTCTATAGCCTGCTGGAGTTCAACACTGTATTTGGTCTCGATATTACTCTTGTCTGTTGCAAAATTAACCAGTGTAACCTTTGCAACTTCTTTCCACTTCTTTGTCTTTTCTATTACCACCGGTGGAGCCGGTTTGGGTGGGCAAAGAGCATTAGCCATCTGAGTTGCCTTTTTAGCCATTTCAATACCCTCTGCAGTGCGGCATGAAAGGTATGTATCATAGGCGTCGTCTCTCATCTTTGCAGCCTTATTAAACTCATCAGGGCAATCCTTGTCCTTTCCCGCCCCCTGAGCTTTTGCTATTGCCCTGTCAGCTTCAGGCAGTTCCTTGTGATAGTACCAAACGGAGCGCTTTGGAGCATACTCCATGTTGGCACAACCTGCTGATACAAAAGCCACCAATACCAACAAAAACAACACTTTTAATATTCTGCTTTCTCTCATCCTTACAACCTCCTCATTTTAGTTTTACGCTGTATGAATATGGAGCTTCAAATTGAGCCCATTACCCTGCATATATGTCTATTTCGTCGCCCTCTATAGCCGCAGTTATCTTTAACCCTTTGTGAGGCATTTCATTGTATTTGTTAATGGTATATTGCAGGAGCTCATCCATTTTATCATCAGAGCGGGACGGCTCATGATGAAATATCACTAAATGCTTCACATCAGCCTTAACGGCAAGGTCAATGGCATGCATAGTCGAGCTATGTCCCCATCCCACCTTTAAGGGATATTCAGTATCCGAGTACTGTGCATCACAGATCAATACATCCACACCCCTTGCAAACTCTACGGTTCTTGCATTTTGCTCTCTTACAATCTGCTCGATTTCCTCACGTTCGTTTTCATCAACTACGGAATTTGCCATAAAATTATAATACGGCTCGTTGTCGCCCGTATAAACAATGTTTACATCGCCCTCAGTAACACGATAACCGAAACACGTAACAGGGTGGTTCATGAGTTTTGATTTTACGTTAAACTCACCAACCTGGAATGTTTCCTCCTTCAAATCTCTGTAGTTAATTGTTGCAGAGAGTTCATCGGAGTTTACAGGAAAGTATGAATAAACCATTTGTTGAGCCATAATTTCGCGCAAACTTTTATCAAAATGCGGAGGGCCGTAGATGTTTATTACATTTTTTGGAATGTATGCAGGAATGAAAAAAGGAAAACCGTGAATATGGTCCCAATGGGTATGGGATAGAAGCAAATGAATAGTCATAGGAGACTTAGGGGCAAACCTCTCACCAATTGTTCTGATGCCTGTACCAGCGTCAAAAATCAAATGAGTACCCTCTCTGCCTGTCAACTCAATACAGGAAGTGTTACCGCCGTATCTGACCGTTTCCTTCCCAGGCGTGGGAATTGACCCTCTGACTCCACAAAACCTTATCTTCAATTGTTACCCCTTTCGCTCCGGCTTCCCAGCTTGTCTTAATATAGTGAATTTTAGCATTAGCTGTTATGAAAAAGAAATCAGTAATTTTTTTTTATCTCAATAATTAAAAATAACCTTACTCAATATCGCCAAAAAGGAATTGAAGAAGGAGCACTGAGGCAACAGCGGCTGTCTCGGCACGCAGAATTCTGTTGCCTAAAAACACCGGTGTGATATCTGCTGCTTCAGCCTCATCAATTTCATCCGAACTGAAACCGCCCTCAGGCCCTGTCACAGCATATATAGTCTTTACATCAACACACAAGGCTACCGATTTTAAACTTACACCTGTTTTTTCATAAAAAATAAAAGCACGGCTCTGTTTACTGCATTTTATCGTTAACAATAAGTCGGAATAACTTATCGGTGCACTAACTACCGGCACTGCCACCCGCCCCGACTGCCTTGAGGCCTCTACAGCTATCTTATTCCACCTCGAAAGTTTTCCGGTTTCCTTGTACTGACAACGGGAGCTATAAAACGTGATGATTTCACTTACGCCAAGCTCTGTGGTCTTTTGTATCACCATGTCCATTTTTGCTCCCTTCAGAAGCCCCTGACATAGCACTATTGCAGTTGAATGTTCTTCTTTTTGTCTGTCCCGGGGGGTAATATTAAGTAGTACCTCTCTTGTTGCGGCATCTATAACTCTTCCGTCAAAAAACCTTCCCAGTGAATCAAACACCTCAACAGAGTCGCCTTTTCTTTGCCTCAAAACGTTTGTCAGATAGTGGGCGTCTTCTCCTGTCAGGCGTAAAACCCCGTCTTTTACTGTTATTTTTTCAATATATACACGGGGCATCAATTATCACAGAGCAAGCCTATTCACCGGTAAAAAAACCCTTTATCTTCTCTGAAAAACTCCTTTGCACTTCATCACCGCTCTCTTTGGCAAATTCCTCCAGCAGTTCACGCTGCCGCTGAGTCACTTTTTTAGGTACATCGATGTAAACCTTAACTATCAGGTCACCCTTCTGTCCCCCGCCCACCCGCTGAACACCCTCGCCTCTTAACCGGAAAATTTCACCGGACTGCGTGCCGGAAGGAATCTTAATCTTTCCGCTTCCCTTAAGCTTTGGAACTTCTATCTCACCGCCAAAAACCGCTACATAAAAAGCTATCGGCACTTCACAGTATATGTCCCTCTCGTGGCGTTTAAAAAACGGATGCTCATGAACTGACAGATACACGTAAAGGTCCCCCTGCGGGCCTCCCTTTGTGCCGGCCTCACCCTCGCCACTGAGTTTAAGCTTCATTCCGGTATCAACACCCGGAGGAATCTTCACATTAAGTGAGCGAGTTCTGCGTACCTTGCCGCTGCCACTGCACTCATTACACGGATCTGTTATAACAACCCCTGAGCCCCCACACCTTCCACATGTCTTACTAACCGAGAAAAACCCCTGCTGGAACATCGTCTGCCCCGAGCCCTTACAGGCCAAACAGCGCTCCGGTGTTTTGCCCCCCGCAGAGCCTGAGCCTGAGCACTTATCACATGATTCCCACCGCGGAATATTTATGTCTTTATCTATGCCAAAGGCGGCTTCCATCAGATTCAGCTCCATGTCATAGCGTAAATCGGCACCTCTTCTTGGTCTGTTTGCCTTCTGAGAGCCGCCTCCAACCCCAAAGCCACCCAAAATATCCTCAAATATGTCTCCAAAAATATCGGAAAACCCGCCCGAAAACGAACCAAACCCCGGCCCCCCTCCCATACCATCCACCGTGCCAAATCTGTCATAAGTTGAGCGCTTTGCCGGATCGCTCAGACACGAGTACGCCTCGTTTATTTCCTTAAACCGTTCCTCAGACTCCTTATCCCCCGCATTTCTGTCAGGATGAAATTTCAGGGCAAGCTGTCTGTATGCTTTTTTCAACTCATCAGGAGTTGCCGACCTGCTTACCCCAAGAGTTTCATAGTAGTCTTTCATTGTTTATCCATTCTTTATTTAGTTTTATCTTTGTCTTTTTTATCCACATCCTCAAACTCAGCCTCTACAAAGTCCTCTTCAGGCTTTGCCCCTCCGTGTTGCTGTTGGCCGCCATGCTGGTGTTGGCCATCATGTTGTTCACCGCCCTGTGCCCCCGCATTTTTATACAAATGCTCGGCTAACTTGTGTGATGCTGTTTGCAGTGCCTCCACCGCAGCCTTTAACTCCTTAGGATCATCAGAGGTGTCCTTTAAATCATTAACCCGCTTCAGTGCGTTTTCTATATCCGTCTTCTCATTCTCTGCAAGCTTATCCCCGTGTTCTTTTAACGATTTCTCAACAGAGTATGACAGCGAGTCGGCTTCATTTTTTGTCTCCGCCAATTCCCTTTTCCTCTTGTCTTCAGCCGAGTGGGCGTCGGCATCACGGACCATCTTCTTTATGTCGTCCTCGGAAAGTCCGCTTGAGGCTGTTATCTTAATAGACTGCTCCTTGCCTGTACCCAGGTCTTTGGCTGAGACGTGGAGTATGCCGTTTGCGTCTATGTCAAAAGTGACCTCTATCTGAGGAATCCCTCTGGGGGCAGGTGGTATGCCTACAAGTTCAAAATTCCCCAAAAGTTTATTATCTGCGGCCATCTCACGCTCGCCCTGAAATACCTTAATAGTAACAGCCGGCTGGTTGTCCGATGCAGTTGAAAACACCTGACTCTTTTTTGACGGTATAGTCGTATTTCTTTCTATCAACTTTGTAAATATACCACCCAGAGTTTCAATTCCCAGTGAAAGAGGAGTAACATCCAAAAGTAAAACCTCTTTAACCTCACCCTTAAGCACCGCCGCCTGAATTGCCGCTCCAACCGCCACCACCTCATCGGGGTTAACCGTCCTGTTAGGTTCCTTGCCAAAAAACGACTGCACAGTGGATATCACCTTTGGTATTCTTGTTGAGCCGCCAACTAAAATTACCTCATTGACGTCTGAGGTGGACATCTGAGCATCTTTAAGGGCGTGCTTACAGGGCCCTACTGAGTTTATTATCAGTTCATCCGCCAACTGCTCAAATTTAGCCCTGGAGAGTTTTATCAGCATATGCTTAGGGCCTGTTGCATCCGCCGTTATAAAGGGCAGGTTGATTTCCGTTTCGGTTGCGCTTGAAAGCTCTATTTTAGCCTTTTCCGAGGCCTCTCTCAGTCTCTGAAGAGCCATTTTGTCGTTTTTTAAATCAATACCCTGGTCACGCTTAAACTCTTCCACCAGCCAGTCCATGACCTTCAGATCAAAATCATCCCCACCCAGGAATGTATCCCCGTTTGTGGACTTAACCTCTATAACTCCCTCTCCGATTTCAAGTATTGATATGTCGAAAGTACCGCCGCCCAGATCATAAACGGCTACTTTTTCCTCTTTTTTCTTATCTATTCCATATGCAAGAGAGGCTGCCGTCGGCTCATTTATAATTCTGAGAACATTCAAGCCGGCGATTTTCCCGGCATCCTTGGTAGCCTGCCGCTGACTGTCGTCAAAATACGCAGGCACTGTTATTACCGCATCTGTAACCTTCTCACCAAGGTAGTCCTCCGCCGCCTGTTTAAGCTTTTGCAGAATCATCGCCGATATCTCAGGCGGTGAATACCTCTTTCCCCGTATCTCAACATGGGCGTCCCCGTTAGGAGCATCCACTATTTTGTAGGGCAGTCTTTTTATTGCCTCCGTGACCTGCCTCGTTTGAAAACGCCTGCCCATGAGTCTTTTAACCGAATATATTGTATTTTCAGGGTTAGTGATCGCCTGTCGCTTTGCAATTTGTCCGACAAGCCGCTCTCCCTTATCTGTTATTGCCACTACTGACGGAGTTGTCCTGCCC comes from the Nitrospirae bacterium YQR-1 genome and includes:
- a CDS encoding L-threonylcarbamoyladenylate synthase, with protein sequence MPEVLDEAAQALSEGRLIAYPTETFYALGVACDNKEALRRLFELKGRPENKPFPLIAGSVETIERKVAVVDKPALALGRTHWPGALTILLKAKDGHCSEFILNEAGKVAVRIPGESFALALARRLNYPITSTSANPSGLVPAADAATVVKYFGTEAIDIVIDGGCTPGGLPSTILEVTADGRIKILRAGAIQVIP
- a CDS encoding type II toxin-antitoxin system HicB family antitoxin, with translation MNKYLIVIEKTENNFSAYSPDLMGCVATGKTQKDVIRNKHRAIEMHLEGLKEDGIPIPEPHACVDYVEI
- the rlmB gene encoding 23S rRNA (guanosine(2251)-2'-O)-methyltransferase RlmB codes for the protein MTGRWIYGINPVFEALTAKRQVRVVYVTQGWKRDRRTLLSLTRGAGVAVEEVGKEFFDKFHGLTHQGICALLNETQQLLSVEQIYKSVVNPLFVVLDGIEDPRNFGAILRTAEVAGVSGVIFQSHRSAGLSPVVDKTSSGASFYLPMAMVSNIKHSIRYLKDNNVTVYGADAASEHTLWSVDLRGPVAFVFGSEGSGLRRTVSEHCDMLIKIPVFGSIDSLNVSVSAGVFLFECKRQREYE
- a CDS encoding outer membrane protein transport protein, which translates into the protein MSKVRFRCSGIIFLSVLMIFSFSSVSIATNGDNLIGVGSASRQMGGTGIAAPQDAVGAIYSNPAAVGDCGKITLDFMGTLFIPTVTNRVTVTNLSYSADSASKVYTIPSVAVTIPISKQLKVGLAAYGTSGLGVDYRGTNVDNSRYYDFSSFYGRPAGSIVYPLQSGTYTNYNSMQFAPFLRYKFDDQFSIGLAARVNYSMLDLGSGTSQNYGLGGKIGILYKPVEKVSLGLAYASPIEINFKNVTDFDGDGVKDNLKLEQPQEVGFGIAVEPIKDKLLLEADVKWVNWADASGYKDFDWDNQVVVGAGIQFKPVKELALRAGYNYGKNPVKNHSNFVGSNMVSIQGHSMPVYYYESFRITGFPALVEHHLTLGLQYTFNDKVSLNAGYMHAFEKTMKETGTNMAGYASSFETAMSEDSIELGITVKF
- a CDS encoding OmpA family protein, encoding MIFRIIFYLSLPSVAMFMLAGCAGFEFTPKGKVLYTHKELTEADRAIERAQKAGKDKECPDEFGAVVKLRDEAYEVYWNCHTQEAIDLAKKVPQMANNLCRGGRYSSNPVHVSRKEAAVVTVVNFDVNTSKIRKDNEKQLNTAVETIKQYQQPSVRVEGHTDTVGGYDYNMRLSKRRAEVAKDYIVRHGAISADKVETVGYGYTQPVDTNETAAGRARNRRADIRIFSR
- a CDS encoding OmpA family protein: MRESRILKVLFLLVLVAFVSAGCANMEYAPKRSVWYYHKELPEADRAIAKAQGAGKDKDCPDEFNKAAKMRDDAYDTYLSCRTAEGIEMAKKATQMANALCPPKPAPPVVIEKTKKWKEVAKVTLVNFATDKSNIETKYSVELQQAIEFAKKYPDSKIDVDGHTDNRASKQYNDALSMRRASSVAKYLQEHGVSQSRIKANGFGFSQPVDTNATAAGRAKNRRVEIRISAQVEVDAGDSAPVMKHEMKHDMKHDMKDDTKKAKKVKKAKKAKKAEKAKDTETKPN
- a CDS encoding MBL fold metallo-hydrolase gives rise to the protein MKIRFCGVRGSIPTPGKETVRYGGNTSCIELTGREGTHLIFDAGTGIRTIGERFAPKSPMTIHLLLSHTHWDHIHGFPFFIPAYIPKNVINIYGPPHFDKSLREIMAQQMVYSYFPVNSDELSATINYRDLKEETFQVGEFNVKSKLMNHPVTCFGYRVTEGDVNIVYTGDNEPYYNFMANSVVDENEREEIEQIVREQNARTVEFARGVDVLICDAQYSDTEYPLKVGWGHSSTMHAIDLAVKADVKHLVIFHHEPSRSDDKMDELLQYTINKYNEMPHKGLKITAAIEGDEIDIYAG
- a CDS encoding 16S rRNA (uracil(1498)-N(3))-methyltransferase; this encodes MPRVYIEKITVKDGVLRLTGEDAHYLTNVLRQRKGDSVEVFDSLGRFFDGRVIDAATREVLLNITPRDRQKEEHSTAIVLCQGLLKGAKMDMVIQKTTELGVSEIITFYSSRCQYKETGKLSRWNKIAVEASRQSGRVAVPVVSAPISYSDLLLTIKCSKQSRAFIFYEKTGVSLKSVALCVDVKTIYAVTGPEGGFSSDEIDEAEAADITPVFLGNRILRAETAAVASVLLLQFLFGDIE
- the dnaJ gene encoding molecular chaperone DnaJ produces the protein MKDYYETLGVSRSATPDELKKAYRQLALKFHPDRNAGDKESEERFKEINEAYSCLSDPAKRSTYDRFGTVDGMGGGPGFGSFSGGFSDIFGDIFEDILGGFGVGGGSQKANRPRRGADLRYDMELNLMEAAFGIDKDINIPRWESCDKCSGSGSAGGKTPERCLACKGSGQTMFQQGFFSVSKTCGRCGGSGVVITDPCNECSGSGKVRRTRSLNVKIPPGVDTGMKLKLSGEGEAGTKGGPQGDLYVYLSVHEHPFFKRHERDIYCEVPIAFYVAVFGGEIEVPKLKGSGKIKIPSGTQSGEIFRLRGEGVQRVGGGQKGDLIVKVYIDVPKKVTQRQRELLEEFAKESGDEVQRSFSEKIKGFFTGE